In Mercurialis annua linkage group LG5, ddMerAnnu1.2, whole genome shotgun sequence, a single genomic region encodes these proteins:
- the LOC126680102 gene encoding G-type lectin S-receptor-like serine/threonine-protein kinase At5g35370 — MKTLFSLTIIFLFCSLVSGAMFTEFLYPNFSASNFRFIDNQGTFLLSRNQTFKVSIFNPGEQSNFYLCVIHVTSHTIIWSANRNAPIPTSGNMELTPQGIHIYEGNTLKWSTPALKSSVQALQLTEMGNLVLLDQLNNSLWQSFDEPTDTIVIAQSLPQGKVLTSGVSDDNLSAGDYRLAITDSDAILQWRGQTYWRLSMETRANRNSNFIVEYMAMNSSGMFLFGRSGLAVVMQMSLSPSDFQIARLDPSGQFIISRLISGAKMEQEFVGPTDGCKIPLVCGKIGLCTENTSKRTSCSCPQGFQKHSSTCMPSDGSSFPQACNNLTKKGDISNNSSDISYIKLGYDMNYFSIQFSQPIRYSVNLSVCQGLCTSDCSCLGIFHENSSGSCYGIENDLGSIISTTALDDQNDLLGFIKVIASSASDGGNTSENEQFPVIAQILLPSTVFLVAVAFGFFWWRRRRISKKKVLKFGQVSSRSSIDLDSFHIPGLPQRFDYEELELATENFKTKIGSGGFGSVYKGIFPDKSIVAVKKLTNLGVQGKKDFCTEIAIIGSIHHVNLVKLRGFCAQGRQRLLVYEYMNRGSLDRTLFGNGPILEWQERFDIALGTARGLSYLHTGCDHKIIHCDVKPENILLHDHFQAKLSDFGLSKLLSPEESSLFTTMRGTRGYLAPEWLTNSAISEKTDVYSFGMVLLELVSGRKNCLTRSQSHSKDNSHSGGGSTSSLVSELSYFPLFALEMHEQGKYLELADPRLEGRVKREEVEKLVCIALCCVHEEPSLRPNMVSVVGMLEGGIAFVQPKVELLNFLRFYGRRFTEASMLEDGNEHSNIVLFPGASNSASSASDYQACFSYISSQEVSGPR, encoded by the coding sequence ATGAAAACTTTATTTTCAttgactattatttttttattttgttctttGGTTTCGGGTGCAATGTTCACAGAATTCTTATATCCAAATTTCAGTGCTTCGAACTTCCGATTCATCGACAATCAAGGAACTTTTCTGTTATCTCGTAATCAAACATTTAAGGTTTCTATCTTTAATCCCGGAGAGCAGTCAAATTTCTACTTGTGTGTGATACACGTAACGTCCCACACTATCATATGGTCCGCTAATCGTAATGCTCCGATCCCGACGTCGGGAAACATGGAACTTACACCCCAAGGAATCCATATTTACGAAGGTAACACTCTCAAATGGTCAACTCCGGCGTTGAAATCTTCCGTTCAGGCGTTACAGCTAACTGAGATGGGCAATCTTGTTTTGTTAGACCAACTTAATAATTCTCTTTGGCAGAGTTTTGACGAGCCAACGGATACGATTGTCATCGCACAAAGCTTACCTCAGGGGAAAGTTCTAACGAGTGGTGTATCAGATGATAACTTATCGGCCGGTGATTACAGGCTCGCGATCACAGATTCGGATGCGATTTTACAGTGGCGAGGGCAGACATATTGGAGATTGTCAATGGAGACAAGGGCTAATAGAAACTCTAATTTTATTGTTGAATATATGGCAATGAACAGTTCTGGTATGTTCTTATTCGGTCGGAGCGGTTTGGCTGTAGTAATGCAGATGAGTTTGTCCCCGTCCGATTTCCAAATTGCCCGCTTGGATCCTTCAGGTCAGTTCATCATCAGCAGACTAATTTCCGGTGCCAAGATGGAACAGGAATTTGTCGGGCCAACTGATGGCTGTAAAATTCCACTTGTCTGCGGAAAAATCGGATTGTGTACTGAAAATACGTCGAAAAGAACATCGTGTTCATGTCCGCAAGGTTTTCAAAAACATTCGAGTACTTGCATGCCAAGTGACGGTTCTTCATTCCCACAAGCTTGTAATAATCTGACCAAAAAAGGTGATATTTCAAATAATTCCTCTgatatttcatatatcaaacTTGGTTATGATATGAATTATTTCTCTATTCAATTCTCTCAACCTATAAGATACAGCGTAAACTTATCAGTTTGTCAAGGATTATGCACGTCAGACTGTTCTTGTTTGGGGATTTTTCATGAGAATTCATCAGGTTCTTGCTATGGAATTGAAAATGATTTGGGTTCTATCATATCAACCACCGCACTTGATGATCAGAATGATCTTTTGGGGTTCATTAAAGTTATAGCTAGCTCAGCTTCGGACGGCGGTAACACCAGTGAAAATGAACAGTTTCCGGTGATTGCTCAGATTCTGTTACCTTCAACAGTTTTTCTCGTTGCGGTTGCTTTTGGTTTTTTCTGGTGGAGAAGACGGAGAATTTCTAAGAAGAAGGTGCTAAAATTTGGTCAGGTAAGCTCACGTTCTTCTATAGATCTAGATAGCTTTCATATTCCTGGTTTACCCCAACGGTTTGATTATGAAGAACTCGAATTGGCTACTGAAAACTTTAAAACCAAGATTGGATCAGGTGGCTTTGGTTCTGTATATAAAGGAATATTTCCTGATAAATCAATCGTAGCGGTCAAGAAACTGACCAATTTAGGAGTACAAGGCAAAAAAGATTTCTGCACTGAAATTGCTATTATTGGAAGTATTCACCATGTCAATCTAGTGAAATTGAGAGGCTTTTGTGCACAAGGTAGACAACGGCTCTTGGTTTACGAGTACATGAACCGTGGCTCGTTGGATAGGACCCTGTTTGGTAATGGTCCGATCTTAGAATGGCAAGAGAGGTTCGATATAGCACTCGGAACTGCACGCGGGCTCTCGTATTTGCATACCGGGTGCGACCATAAAATCATCCATTGTGATGTTAAACCGGAGAATATTCTTTTGCACGACCATTTTCAGGCTAAGTTATCGGATTTCGGCCTATCGAAGCTTTTAAGCCCCGAAGAGTCGAGTTTATTCACGACAATGAGAGGCACTCGCGGCTATCTCGCTCCGGAATGGCTAACGAACTCAGCTATTTCGGAGAAAACCGACGTTTACAGCTTCGGAATGGTGCTTCTTGAGCTCGTGAGCGGAAGAAAAAATTGCTTAACCCGATCGCAAAGCCATAGCAAAGACAACAGTCACAGTGGCGGTGGATCGACATCTTCGTTGGTATCGGAATTGAGTTATTTCCCGTTGTTTGCGTTAGAGATGCACGAGCAAGGGAAATACCTAGAGCTAGCTGATCCGAGGCTAGAGGGGAGGGTAAAACGTGAAGAGGTTGAGAAATTAGTGTGCATTGCTCTATGTTGTGTGCACGAGGAGCCATCATTGAGACCTAACATGGTTAGTGTTGTTGGGATGTTGGAAGGCGGTATAGCTTTCGTTCAGCCGAAAGTCGAGTTGCTGAATTTCTTGCGGTTTTATGGGCGGAGATTTACGGAGGCTTCGATGTTGGAGGATGGTAATGAACATAGCAACATTGTGTTGTTCCCCGGAGCAAGTAATTCGGCATCGAGTGCAAGTGATTATCAAGCTTGTTTTTCGTACATCTCTTCGCAAGAGGTATCCGGACCAAGATAG